From Ictidomys tridecemlineatus isolate mIctTri1 chromosome 2, mIctTri1.hap1, whole genome shotgun sequence, the proteins below share one genomic window:
- the LOC101968629 gene encoding olfactory receptor-like protein OLF3, with amino-acid sequence MERDNQTWGSEFILLGLTSDRDTQVSLFVLFLAMYLVTVLGNFLIVLLIRLDSRLHTPMYFFLTNLSLVDVSYATSIVPQLLVHLLAEHKGIPFLSCAAQLFFSLGLGGIEFVLLAVMAYDRYVAVCDPLRYSVIMHGGLCTRLAITSWLSGSINSLLHTAITFQLPMCTNRYIDHISCETLAVVRLACVDTSSNEVAIMVSSIILLMTPFLLVLLSYIQIISTILKIQSTEGRRKAFHTCASHLTVVALCYGMAIFTYIQPHSSPSVLQEKLISLFYAILTPMLNPMIYSLRNKEVKGAWRKLLGHFSGLISKLAPR; translated from the coding sequence ATGGAACGAGATAACCAGACATGGGGGAGTGAATTCATTCTCCTCGGACTGACCAGTGACAGGGACACTCAAGTCTCCCTCTTTGTCCTCTTCTTGGCCATGTACCTGGTGACAGTGCTGGGGAACTTCCTCATTGTCCTTCTGATCAGACTGGACAGCCGGCTGCACACGCCCATGTATTTCTTTCTCACCAACCTCTCCCTCGTGGACGTGTCTTATGCCACCAGCATCGTCCCTCAGCTGCTGGTGCATCTCCTGGCAGAACACAAAGGGATCCCATTCCTGAGCTGTGCTGCACAGTTGTTTTTCTCCCTGGGCTTGGGCGGGATAGAGTTTGTTCTGCTGgcagtgatggcctatgaccgctatgtggcagTGTGTGACCCCCTGCGCTACTCAGTCATCATGCATGGAGGCCTGTGCACTCGGTTGGCCATCACATCCTGGCTCAGTGGCTCCATCAACTCGCTCCTGCACACGGCTATCACTTTCCAGCTGCCCATGTGCACAAACAGGTACATTGATCACATATCCTGTGAAACTCTGGCTGTGGTCAGGCTGGCCTGTGTGGACACCTCCTCCAATGAAGTTGCCATCATGGTTTCTAGCATCATCCTCCTGATGACACCCTTCCTGCTGGTGCTCCTGTCCTACATCCAGATCATCTCCACCATCCTGAAGATCCAGTCCacggaggggaggaggaaagccTTCCACACCTGTGCCTCTCACCTCACTGTGGTGGCCCTCTGCTATGGCATGGCCATTTTCACCTACATCCAGCCCCACTCCAGCCCCTCTGTCCTTCAGGAGAAGCTGATCTCTCTCTTCTATGCCATTTTGACTCCGATGCTGAACCCCATGATTTACAGTCTAAGGAATAAGGAGGTGAAAGGGGCTTGGAGGAAATTATTAGGACATTTCTCTGGCTTAATATCAAAACTAGCACCTAGGTGA